One genomic segment of Aquamicrobium lusatiense includes these proteins:
- a CDS encoding polyprenyl synthetase family protein — MGIVVNLGDGKRETASIKELVDLTASDMGRVNELILSKAGSDVQMIPEVANHLISSGGKRLRPMLTLAAAQMFGYAGDGHIKLATAVEFMHTATLLHDDVVDESGMRRGKKTARMIWGNQASVLVGDFLLGQAFRMMVDVGSLDALDILSTAASVIAEGEVMQLAAAKNLETTEDEHFAVIKAKTAALFSAAAEVGPVVAGASRNDRAALRSYGMNLGLAFQLIDDALDYGGSSSDLGKNVGDDFREGKVTLPVILAYRRGTAQERTFWKKAIEDNETDDAALEKGIGLLARHAAISDTIGRARHFGEIARDALAPLPATPQKSAMIDVIDFCISRVN, encoded by the coding sequence TTGGGTATCGTTGTCAATCTCGGGGACGGCAAGCGCGAAACCGCTTCCATCAAGGAGCTGGTCGATCTGACGGCTTCAGACATGGGCCGGGTCAACGAACTTATCCTGTCAAAAGCCGGTTCCGACGTGCAGATGATTCCCGAGGTGGCCAATCATCTGATTTCCTCAGGTGGCAAACGCCTGCGCCCGATGCTGACGCTCGCTGCCGCGCAGATGTTCGGCTATGCCGGAGACGGCCATATCAAGCTCGCCACGGCTGTCGAGTTCATGCACACGGCGACATTGCTGCATGACGATGTCGTCGATGAAAGCGGCATGCGGCGCGGCAAGAAGACGGCCCGCATGATCTGGGGCAACCAGGCCAGCGTTCTGGTTGGAGACTTTCTGCTCGGGCAGGCCTTCCGCATGATGGTCGATGTCGGCTCGCTCGACGCGTTGGACATTTTGTCCACGGCGGCCTCGGTCATTGCCGAGGGCGAGGTGATGCAGCTTGCTGCGGCAAAGAATCTGGAAACCACTGAGGACGAGCATTTCGCCGTGATCAAGGCCAAGACGGCGGCGCTGTTCTCCGCGGCTGCGGAAGTCGGGCCGGTGGTCGCCGGTGCCTCGCGCAACGACCGCGCGGCACTTCGCTCCTACGGCATGAACCTCGGGCTTGCCTTCCAGCTCATCGATGACGCGCTGGACTACGGCGGATCGAGCAGCGATCTGGGCAAGAATGTCGGTGACGATTTTCGCGAGGGCAAGGTGACCCTTCCGGTGATTCTCGCCTATCGGCGCGGCACGGCGCAGGAGCGCACCTTCTGGAAGAAGGCGATCGAGGACAACGAGACCGACGACGCCGCGCTGGAAAAGGGAATAGGCCTGCTGGCGCGCCATGCGGCGATTTCGGACACCATCGGCCGCGCCCGCCACTTCGGCGAGATTGCCCGCGACGCGCTGGCGCCGCTGCCGGCGACGCCACAGAAGTCAGCGATGATCGACGTCATCGACTTCTGCATCAGCCGGGTCAATTGA
- a CDS encoding MerR family transcriptional regulator — protein sequence MAFSIGELARRADVKVPTIRYYEQIGLMPETLRTTGQQRRYGSAAVTRLAFIRHARELGFDIEAIRTLLSLQDDPDQPCAQADEIARTRLVEVDRRIAALQALRKELKHMVDQCAQGRVCECQVIETLADRTHSHKSWKELGS from the coding sequence ATGGCTTTTTCAATCGGTGAACTGGCCCGGCGTGCCGACGTGAAGGTTCCCACGATTCGCTATTATGAGCAGATCGGCCTGATGCCGGAAACGCTGCGCACCACAGGCCAGCAAAGGCGTTACGGCTCTGCGGCGGTGACGCGGCTGGCGTTCATCCGCCATGCCCGCGAACTCGGCTTCGACATCGAGGCTATCCGCACGCTTCTGTCCCTGCAGGACGATCCCGACCAGCCCTGCGCACAGGCCGACGAGATCGCCAGAACGCGTCTGGTCGAAGTGGACAGGCGAATCGCAGCCTTGCAGGCTCTGCGCAAGGAATTGAAGCACATGGTGGATCAATGCGCGCAGGGGCGGGTCTGCGAGTGTCAGGTCATCGAGACGCTGGCCGACCGCACCCATTCGCACAAGTCATGGAAGGAACTGGGTAGCTGA
- a CDS encoding tetratricopeptide repeat protein: MPHQRIRWLAGLTVATALALCGPVVVAQEAAKPIEITSFSGAYLAARVAEGDNDLDSAITYYKQALAFAPDDTQLQQSLMLTLIAQGRFDESLPYADKLREVPDIERFSRLALAVDTFRKKDYQKAEYWLKLSLQADLDRLISGVMTGWARLGAGQADDAVNYVGKLKGPEWFDLFKSYHRALIADAAGLKDKAAEAYKATFENTAAGGAAPETWLRSAEAYARLLAREGKKDEALAVLDKSEDFVTGRAEIEALRESIGSGAEIAPMVVTPADGASEILTNLATALNRGGGEPFVRLYLEYALALKPDSDIALVQLAGVAEQMKDGERAIAYYKRISDASPYKQIAELQLGLNLADLGRNDEAIEHLKALVESKPDEMRGYLALGGVYGAKENWRASSELYDKAVERLKEPEPADWNIFYQRGIAYERLKEWTKAEPNFRKALELNPEQPQVMNYLGYSWVDKNMNLEEALEMIQRAVELRPSDGYIVDSLGWAYYKLGRFEDAVRELERAVSLRPEDPVLNDHLGDAYWRVGRRLEATFQWSYARDLKPEPDVLAEVEKKLQKGLPPITASTAQDAPAPKPKPAAEPKG; the protein is encoded by the coding sequence ATGCCGCATCAACGCATTCGCTGGCTCGCGGGTCTGACTGTGGCAACCGCGCTGGCTCTGTGCGGCCCGGTCGTCGTTGCGCAGGAGGCGGCAAAGCCGATCGAGATCACCTCGTTCTCCGGCGCCTATCTGGCCGCGCGCGTGGCTGAAGGCGATAACGACCTCGACAGCGCCATTACCTATTACAAGCAGGCGCTGGCTTTCGCGCCCGATGACACCCAGCTCCAGCAAAGCCTGATGCTGACGCTGATCGCGCAGGGCCGCTTCGACGAATCGCTGCCCTATGCCGACAAGCTCAGGGAAGTTCCCGACATCGAGCGCTTTTCGCGGCTCGCGCTTGCGGTCGATACCTTCCGCAAGAAAGACTACCAGAAGGCGGAATACTGGCTGAAGCTGTCGCTCCAGGCCGATCTCGACCGCCTCATCAGTGGCGTCATGACCGGCTGGGCACGTCTCGGCGCCGGTCAGGCCGATGATGCCGTGAATTATGTCGGCAAGCTGAAGGGGCCGGAATGGTTCGATCTTTTCAAGTCATACCATCGCGCGCTGATCGCCGATGCGGCCGGCCTGAAGGACAAGGCCGCCGAGGCTTACAAGGCGACCTTTGAAAACACCGCGGCTGGCGGCGCTGCACCGGAAACATGGCTGCGCAGCGCCGAGGCCTATGCCCGTCTGCTTGCCCGTGAAGGCAAGAAGGACGAGGCGCTGGCGGTTCTCGACAAGTCCGAGGATTTCGTGACCGGCCGGGCCGAAATCGAAGCCCTGCGCGAAAGCATCGGGAGCGGCGCGGAGATCGCGCCGATGGTGGTCACGCCGGCAGATGGCGCGTCCGAGATCCTCACCAATCTGGCCACCGCGCTCAACCGGGGTGGCGGCGAGCCGTTCGTACGGCTTTATCTGGAATATGCGCTGGCGCTGAAGCCCGACAGCGATATCGCGCTGGTGCAGCTCGCCGGTGTTGCCGAGCAGATGAAGGACGGCGAGCGCGCCATTGCCTATTACAAGCGCATTTCCGATGCATCGCCTTACAAGCAGATCGCCGAGTTGCAGCTTGGCCTCAACCTTGCCGATCTCGGCCGCAACGACGAAGCGATCGAGCATCTCAAGGCGCTGGTCGAGTCAAAGCCGGACGAGATGCGCGGTTATCTGGCGCTGGGCGGCGTCTACGGCGCCAAGGAAAACTGGCGGGCCTCGTCGGAGCTTTACGACAAGGCGGTCGAACGCCTGAAGGAGCCGGAACCGGCCGACTGGAACATCTTCTATCAGCGTGGCATCGCTTACGAGCGGCTGAAGGAATGGACGAAGGCCGAACCGAATTTCCGCAAGGCGCTTGAGCTCAATCCCGAACAGCCTCAGGTCATGAACTATCTCGGTTATTCCTGGGTCGACAAGAACATGAACCTTGAGGAGGCGCTGGAGATGATCCAGCGCGCCGTGGAACTGCGTCCGAGCGACGGCTACATCGTCGATTCGCTGGGCTGGGCCTATTACAAGCTCGGCCGCTTCGAGGATGCCGTGCGCGAGCTCGAACGCGCGGTTTCCCTTCGGCCGGAGGATCCGGTTCTGAACGACCACCTCGGCGACGCCTACTGGCGCGTTGGCCGCAGGCTGGAGGCAACCTTCCAGTGGAGCTATGCGCGCGACCTCAAGCCCGAGCCGGACGTTCTGGCCGAGGTTGAGAAGAAGTTGCAGAAGGGACTGCCGCCCATCACGGCCAGCACCGCGCAGGATGCGCCGGCCCCCAAGCCGAAGCCTGCTGCGGAACCGAAGGGCTGA
- a CDS encoding glycine--tRNA ligase subunit alpha: protein MNAELPAHMHPSRSFQGLILTLHNYWANYGCAVLQPYDMEVGAGTFHPATTLRALGPKAWNAAYVQPSRRPKDGRYGENPNRLQHYYQYQVILKPSPPDLQELYLGSLAAIGIDPLLHDIRFVEDDWESPTLGAWGLGWECWCDGMEVSQFTYFQQVCGIECAPVAGELTYGLERLAMYVQGVDNVYDLNFNGREGEEKVTYGDVFLQAEQEYSRYNFEHANTGILHQHFIDAEKECVALLAAGANRPEGQPHRMVLPAYDQCIKASHVFNLLDARGVISVTERQSYILRVRNLAKACGEAFLQTEAGGFQRAPEAA from the coding sequence GTGAACGCCGAACTTCCTGCCCATATGCATCCCAGCCGCTCGTTTCAGGGGCTGATCCTCACGCTGCACAATTACTGGGCCAATTACGGCTGTGCCGTTCTGCAGCCCTACGACATGGAAGTGGGCGCCGGCACCTTTCATCCGGCCACGACGCTGCGCGCGCTTGGGCCGAAGGCGTGGAATGCCGCCTATGTGCAGCCCTCGCGCCGTCCCAAGGATGGCCGCTATGGCGAAAATCCCAACCGGCTCCAGCACTACTATCAGTATCAGGTCATCCTGAAGCCGAGCCCGCCGGACTTGCAGGAACTTTATCTGGGTTCGCTCGCGGCCATCGGCATCGACCCGCTGCTGCACGACATCCGCTTCGTGGAAGACGACTGGGAAAGCCCGACGCTGGGCGCCTGGGGTCTTGGCTGGGAATGCTGGTGCGATGGCATGGAAGTATCGCAGTTCACCTATTTCCAGCAGGTCTGCGGCATTGAATGCGCTCCCGTGGCGGGCGAGCTGACCTATGGCCTCGAACGGTTGGCCATGTATGTGCAGGGCGTCGACAATGTCTATGACCTCAACTTCAATGGCCGCGAAGGCGAGGAAAAAGTCACCTATGGCGACGTCTTCCTGCAGGCCGAGCAGGAATATTCCCGCTACAATTTCGAGCATGCCAACACCGGCATTCTGCATCAGCATTTCATTGATGCGGAAAAGGAGTGCGTTGCTTTGCTCGCCGCCGGGGCCAATCGTCCGGAAGGCCAGCCGCATCGCATGGTGCTGCCGGCCTACGACCAGTGCATCAAGGCCAGCCACGTCTTCAACCTGCTCGATGCGCGCGGTGTCATTTCGGTGACCGAGCGCCAGAGCTACATCCTGCGCGTGCGCAACCTCGCCAAGGCTTGCGGCGAAGCCTTTCTCCAGACCGAAGCCGGTGGCTTCCAGCGCGCGCCGGAGGCCGCATAA
- the glyS gene encoding glycine--tRNA ligase subunit beta: MPDLLLELRSEEIPARMQRKAAEDLKKMVTDGLVDAGLTYEAARAYWTPRRLALDVRGLTARSRDVREDRKGPSTKAPEAAIQGFLRSAGLASIEEAHVHSDPKKGDFYVAHIVRPGRAAEDIIADLMPGIIRAFPWPKSMRWGAASGPKGRSYGGVAGRGGDALRWVRPLQSILCTFGPETSEPVVIDFEVEGVRSGNVTYGHRFHAPQAITVRRFEDYAASLEAAKVVLDADRRKEMIQTDARNLAFANGLDLVEDEGLLEEVAGLVEWPVVLLGEFEEEFLAIPPEVIRLTIRANQKCFVARPQGETDALANRFLLISNIEAKDGGREIAHGNGKVVRARLSDAVHFWKTDQADVPDLDQLKGSAEKLVLDLKKPLDQRMARLDHLGVTFHAKLGTQGARVQRIVGLAREIAPLTGADPELAARAAVLAKADLQTEVVGEFPELQGAMGHKYALLQGEKSEVAAAIEEHYKPQGPSDRVPTASVSVAVALADKLDTLVGFWAIDEKPTGSKDPYALRRAALGVIRLILENDLRLSLRTLIRNAYRAIVEDMGRNSALFLSYVDNVDEKIYDDTYGEWFFTDEEEGFSKRPREFFFGLLKLKDVSGSFAVQDFIVAPQKLASTQAVTDDMLSFLHDRFKVYLKDEGARYDAIDAVLTADTDNLLLAARRLEALIFFLDSEDGKNLLAGTKRAANILAAEEKKGTAVAGTVEPELFRDDAERNLFTAIGQAETNARDAIRNEDFSAAMRALSALREPVDAFFDKVLVNDEDAAVRANRLALLARIRTATGEVADFSRIAG, translated from the coding sequence ATGCCCGATCTTCTGCTCGAACTTCGTTCCGAGGAAATTCCTGCACGTATGCAGCGCAAGGCTGCGGAAGACCTCAAGAAAATGGTCACCGACGGGCTGGTGGATGCCGGCCTGACCTATGAGGCAGCGCGCGCCTACTGGACGCCGCGCCGTCTGGCGCTCGACGTGCGCGGCCTCACCGCCCGCTCGCGCGATGTGCGCGAGGACCGCAAGGGCCCAAGCACAAAGGCCCCGGAAGCGGCCATTCAGGGTTTCCTGCGCTCTGCCGGACTTGCCTCCATTGAAGAAGCGCATGTGCACTCGGACCCGAAGAAGGGCGATTTCTATGTCGCCCATATCGTCAGGCCGGGGCGCGCGGCGGAAGATATCATCGCCGACCTGATGCCCGGCATCATCCGCGCCTTCCCATGGCCGAAATCCATGCGCTGGGGTGCCGCCTCCGGGCCGAAGGGCCGCAGCTATGGCGGTGTTGCGGGGCGCGGCGGCGATGCGTTGCGCTGGGTCAGGCCGTTGCAGTCGATCCTGTGCACCTTTGGCCCCGAAACCAGCGAGCCGGTGGTGATCGATTTCGAGGTCGAGGGCGTGCGTTCCGGCAACGTCACCTATGGCCATCGCTTTCATGCGCCGCAGGCGATCACCGTCCGGCGCTTCGAGGATTATGCCGCCTCGCTCGAAGCCGCAAAGGTGGTTCTCGATGCCGACCGCCGCAAGGAGATGATCCAGACGGATGCGCGCAATCTGGCCTTCGCCAATGGCCTCGATCTGGTCGAGGACGAGGGGCTCCTGGAAGAGGTAGCCGGGCTTGTGGAATGGCCCGTCGTGCTGCTGGGGGAATTCGAGGAGGAGTTTCTGGCCATACCGCCGGAAGTCATCCGCCTCACCATCCGCGCCAACCAGAAGTGTTTCGTCGCCCGCCCGCAGGGCGAGACTGATGCTCTGGCCAACCGCTTCCTGCTGATCTCCAACATCGAAGCGAAGGACGGCGGCAGGGAAATCGCCCATGGCAACGGCAAAGTGGTGCGTGCGCGCCTTTCGGATGCGGTGCATTTCTGGAAGACCGACCAGGCCGACGTGCCCGATCTCGACCAGCTGAAAGGCTCGGCCGAAAAGCTCGTGCTTGACCTGAAGAAGCCGCTCGACCAGCGCATGGCCCGTCTCGATCATCTGGGCGTGACCTTCCACGCGAAGCTCGGCACGCAGGGCGCGCGCGTTCAGCGCATCGTCGGCCTGGCGCGCGAGATCGCCCCGCTGACGGGGGCCGACCCGGAACTGGCCGCACGCGCGGCGGTGCTCGCCAAGGCCGATCTCCAGACCGAGGTGGTGGGCGAATTCCCCGAGCTTCAGGGCGCGATGGGCCACAAGTACGCGCTGTTGCAGGGCGAGAAGTCCGAGGTCGCCGCAGCGATCGAGGAACATTACAAGCCGCAGGGTCCGTCCGACCGCGTGCCGACTGCTTCGGTGTCCGTGGCGGTGGCGCTCGCCGACAAGCTCGACACGCTGGTCGGTTTCTGGGCCATCGACGAAAAGCCGACGGGTTCGAAGGATCCCTATGCGCTGCGCCGCGCGGCCCTTGGCGTGATCCGCCTGATTCTGGAAAACGATCTGCGGCTCAGCCTCAGGACGCTGATCAGGAATGCTTACCGCGCTATCGTCGAAGACATGGGAAGGAATTCGGCCCTGTTCCTCTCCTATGTCGATAATGTCGACGAAAAGATTTACGACGATACCTACGGCGAATGGTTCTTCACGGATGAGGAAGAAGGCTTTTCAAAGCGCCCGAGAGAATTTTTCTTCGGTCTCCTGAAGCTGAAAGATGTCAGCGGCTCCTTCGCGGTTCAGGATTTTATCGTTGCGCCGCAAAAACTGGCATCCACGCAGGCCGTTACCGACGACATGCTGTCCTTCCTGCATGACCGTTTCAAGGTCTATCTGAAGGATGAAGGTGCGCGCTACGATGCCATCGATGCGGTTCTGACGGCCGACACCGACAACCTGCTTCTGGCGGCAAGGCGGCTGGAAGCCCTTATCTTTTTCCTCGATTCGGAGGACGGCAAGAACCTTCTGGCCGGCACAAAGCGCGCGGCCAACATTCTCGCAGCCGAGGAAAAGAAGGGCACCGCCGTTGCGGGGACCGTGGAACCCGAATTGTTCCGGGACGATGCGGAGAGGAACCTGTTCACCGCCATCGGTCAGGCCGAGACCAACGCGCGCGATGCGATCCGAAACGAGGACTTTTCGGCCGCCATGCGCGCATTGAGCGCCTTGCGCGAGCCGGTCGATGCCTTCTTTGACAAGGTTCTCGTCAATGACGAGGATGCTGCCGTTCGCGCCAATCGCCTCGCCTTGCTTGCCCGCATCCGCACTGCCACCGGCGAGGTTGCCGATTTCTCGCGCATCGCCGGCTAA
- a CDS encoding L-threonylcarbamoyladenylate synthase — MAEILPANKALEPALALLRAGEVVAIPTETVYGLAGDATSGEAVARIYEAKGRPRFNPLIAHVSDMAMAKRIGRFDPLSRRLAQAFWPGPLTLVMPMQPDAGIHPLATAGLDTIALRMPRGFGAKLIAALGRPLAAPSANTSGRISGTTAQAVAADLGQRIRLVVDDGATPVGLESTIVKVEDGRVRLLRPGGIAADEIEAVVGQRPERGAKGIEAPGMMMSHYAPKAGMRLGVERVLPGEALLAFGPQRVANEQNAVAVLNLSPAGDLREAAANLFSFMHELDRSGAAAIAVEPVPMTGLGEAINDRLARAAAPRDVVNGD, encoded by the coding sequence GTGGCCGAGATACTGCCCGCCAATAAGGCTCTGGAGCCGGCGCTGGCCCTTTTGAGGGCCGGCGAGGTCGTCGCCATCCCCACCGAAACTGTCTATGGCCTTGCCGGTGACGCCACCAGCGGCGAGGCGGTGGCACGCATCTATGAAGCCAAGGGGCGTCCGCGCTTCAACCCGCTGATCGCCCATGTCAGCGACATGGCAATGGCCAAGCGCATCGGCCGCTTCGATCCGCTGTCGCGCCGGCTGGCGCAGGCATTCTGGCCGGGACCGCTCACGCTGGTCATGCCGATGCAGCCGGATGCCGGCATCCATCCGCTGGCGACCGCCGGGCTGGACACTATCGCGCTACGCATGCCGCGCGGTTTCGGCGCGAAACTGATTGCGGCTCTGGGGCGGCCGCTCGCGGCTCCCAGCGCCAATACGTCGGGGCGCATCAGCGGCACCACCGCCCAGGCGGTTGCTGCCGATCTCGGCCAGCGCATCAGGCTTGTGGTGGATGATGGCGCAACGCCGGTCGGCCTGGAATCGACCATCGTCAAGGTCGAGGACGGCAGGGTGCGCCTGCTGCGCCCGGGCGGCATCGCGGCGGACGAAATCGAAGCGGTTGTCGGCCAGCGGCCTGAGCGCGGCGCGAAGGGCATCGAAGCGCCGGGCATGATGATGTCGCATTACGCGCCGAAGGCCGGAATGCGGCTTGGCGTGGAACGCGTTCTTCCCGGAGAGGCGCTGCTGGCCTTCGGGCCGCAGCGCGTGGCGAATGAGCAGAATGCGGTGGCGGTACTCAACCTTTCGCCTGCGGGGGATTTGCGCGAGGCGGCCGCCAACCTTTTTTCCTTCATGCATGAACTGGACCGCAGCGGCGCTGCCGCGATTGCGGTCGAGCCTGTGCCAATGACGGGGCTTGGCGAAGCGATCAACGACCGGCTGGCGCGGGCGGCAGCTCCGCGTGATGTGGTGAACGGAGACTAG
- a CDS encoding FAD-binding oxidoreductase, protein MADAALFLDPGLVQRFAEIVGARHALTSQQDIAPYLIEPRGLWHGRTSLVLRPGSVDEVSRIMRLATETGTPIVPQSGNTGLVGAQVPDAVSGQVVLSLSRLNRIREVDLLSNTVTAEAGVILQTLQETAAQAGRLFPLSLAAQGSCQIGGNLSSNAGGTNVLAYGNARELCLGVEVVLPTGEVFDDLRKLKKDNTGYDLKDLFVGAEGTLGVITAAVLKLFPMPKGREVAFVGLPSAEAALQLFAMASDRAGSSLTAFELIGQRPYDFTLAHAAGVVRPLTSDWPWYVLMEISSGRSAEDARGLIEDILGAAIEGDVAGDAVIAASLSQAEALWNFREVLPEAQKPEGASIKHDISVPIAAIPAFIDKAGKAVEQVAPGARPVCFGHMGDGNLHYNVSRPADGEDAAFLALYRAVNDAVHDVVRDFAGSISAEHGIGQLKRDELIATAPPMAIDLMRRVKAAFDPAGIMNPGKVI, encoded by the coding sequence ATGGCAGACGCAGCACTTTTCCTTGATCCCGGTCTGGTGCAGCGTTTCGCGGAAATCGTCGGCGCGCGCCATGCGCTCACTTCGCAGCAGGACATCGCCCCCTATCTGATCGAGCCGCGCGGGCTCTGGCATGGCCGCACCTCGCTGGTGCTGAGGCCGGGCAGCGTCGATGAGGTGAGCCGCATCATGCGGCTGGCGACCGAGACAGGCACGCCAATCGTGCCGCAGAGCGGCAATACGGGACTTGTTGGGGCGCAGGTGCCGGACGCCGTCAGCGGGCAGGTGGTGCTGTCGCTATCGCGGCTCAACCGCATCCGCGAGGTCGATCTCCTGTCCAATACGGTGACGGCCGAGGCCGGCGTCATTCTCCAGACCCTGCAGGAAACGGCGGCACAGGCTGGCCGGCTGTTTCCGCTTTCGCTGGCCGCGCAGGGCTCGTGCCAGATCGGCGGCAATCTCTCCTCCAATGCCGGCGGCACCAATGTGCTGGCTTACGGCAATGCGCGCGAACTGTGTCTTGGCGTGGAGGTGGTGCTTCCTACCGGCGAGGTGTTCGACGATCTGCGCAAGCTGAAGAAGGACAACACCGGCTACGACCTGAAGGACCTGTTTGTTGGGGCGGAGGGCACGCTTGGCGTGATCACCGCGGCGGTCCTGAAGCTGTTTCCAATGCCGAAGGGCAGGGAGGTCGCTTTTGTCGGTCTGCCGTCAGCGGAGGCCGCGCTTCAGCTGTTCGCAATGGCCAGCGACAGGGCCGGCAGTTCACTCACCGCCTTCGAGCTGATCGGGCAGCGGCCTTACGATTTCACGCTGGCCCATGCCGCCGGCGTGGTGCGCCCCCTGACGAGCGACTGGCCATGGTATGTGCTAATGGAGATTTCCTCCGGCCGCTCCGCTGAAGACGCGCGTGGCCTGATAGAGGACATACTGGGCGCTGCGATCGAAGGAGACGTTGCCGGTGATGCAGTGATTGCCGCAAGCCTCTCGCAGGCCGAGGCTCTGTGGAATTTCCGGGAGGTCCTGCCCGAAGCCCAGAAACCCGAAGGCGCGTCTATCAAGCACGACATTTCTGTGCCGATTGCCGCGATCCCCGCCTTTATCGACAAGGCCGGCAAGGCCGTGGAGCAGGTGGCACCCGGCGCGCGCCCGGTCTGCTTCGGCCATATGGGCGACGGCAACCTGCACTACAATGTCTCCCGGCCCGCAGACGGCGAGGATGCCGCCTTCCTCGCCCTCTACCGTGCCGTCAATGATGCCGTGCATGATGTTGTGCGCGATTTCGCAGGATCGATCTCGGCCGAGCATGGCATCGGCCAGCTGAAGCGCGACGAGTTGATCGCTACGGCGCCACCCATGGCCATCGACCTGATGCGCCGCGTCAAGGCGGCGTTCGATCCGGCCGGCATCATGAACCCGGGTAAGGTTATCTGA
- a CDS encoding DUF6101 family protein, producing MQTGLKPVWAGRNMRLDPFRLPQMVSYASREDHGDVTLTVDHRGAVLRRTLEMSGLPAVIALPSNVFRGVAARALEDADGHVTVTLELLHDDPMLSVPLLVAHDLDDVAADWRAWSEAYRLPMLLIEADGVARTLEESLGAAIKTMPPQERRQGRAPARRRPRFLARRRTGNLGLRLVIDGEEIIART from the coding sequence ATGCAAACTGGACTGAAGCCAGTCTGGGCGGGGCGCAACATGCGCCTCGACCCCTTTCGCTTGCCGCAGATGGTGAGCTACGCCAGCCGCGAGGACCATGGCGACGTTACCCTGACTGTGGACCATCGCGGCGCGGTCCTGCGCCGGACGCTGGAGATGAGCGGCCTGCCGGCCGTCATCGCGCTGCCGTCGAATGTGTTCCGGGGTGTGGCCGCCCGCGCGCTGGAAGACGCCGATGGCCATGTCACGGTAACGCTCGAACTTCTGCACGACGATCCCATGCTGTCCGTGCCGCTTCTGGTCGCCCATGACCTGGACGATGTGGCGGCCGACTGGCGCGCCTGGTCGGAAGCCTACCGTCTGCCCATGCTGCTGATCGAGGCTGATGGCGTGGCCCGCACGCTGGAGGAATCGCTTGGCGCTGCGATCAAGACCATGCCGCCGCAGGAGCGCCGGCAGGGCCGTGCGCCGGCCCGCAGGCGTCCCCGCTTCCTTGCCCGCCGCCGCACCGGTAATCTTGGTCTGAGGCTGGTGATCGACGGTGAGGAAATCATCGCCCGGACCTGA
- a CDS encoding porin: protein MNIKSLLLGSAAALVAVSGARAADAIVVAEPEPAEYVRICDVYGAGYFYIPGTETCLKIGGYLRYDIGVGDALGLKSIDKKDAYNFIRGNGNTVDINDTYFKRMRAQLTFDTRSETEYGTLRGFIATYYQRDSVEVDIGNDTYSDTEAAWALEHAIIQLGGLTIAYTDSLFETLTDSAGSVINDDIGVTYTPGKTHLIAYTFDGGNGFSATIGVEEGSGEEYTLDSYVPHVVAGASFTQGWGKIAGVIGYDANFGEVAGKVRVDFNVNEALSLWVMAGYQDYNAERAWWSDQFDLSGRSSYYGVWGGDWAVWGGGQYRFNEKASLDVQLAYDDNETFGAAVGVNYALVPGFNIRPEVVYASGYERDINNNKVGGKNDGWGGYLRFQRSF, encoded by the coding sequence ATGAACATCAAGAGCCTTCTTCTCGGCTCCGCTGCGGCACTCGTCGCAGTCTCCGGCGCCCGCGCCGCCGACGCAATCGTCGTGGCCGAGCCTGAACCCGCTGAATACGTCCGCATCTGCGACGTCTACGGCGCTGGCTACTTCTACATCCCCGGCACCGAGACCTGTCTCAAGATCGGCGGCTACCTGCGTTACGACATCGGCGTGGGCGACGCTCTGGGCCTGAAGTCGATCGACAAGAAGGACGCCTACAACTTCATCCGCGGCAATGGTAACACTGTCGACATTAACGACACCTACTTCAAGCGCATGCGCGCCCAGCTCACCTTCGACACCCGTTCGGAGACCGAGTACGGCACACTGCGCGGCTTTATTGCCACATACTATCAGCGCGATTCTGTCGAAGTTGACATTGGCAATGACACGTACTCCGACACTGAAGCGGCATGGGCTCTTGAGCATGCCATCATTCAGCTTGGCGGCCTGACCATCGCTTACACCGACTCGCTGTTCGAGACGCTGACCGACTCGGCCGGCTCGGTCATCAACGATGACATCGGCGTGACTTACACCCCTGGCAAGACCCACCTGATCGCCTACACCTTCGACGGTGGCAACGGCTTCTCCGCCACGATCGGCGTGGAAGAGGGTTCGGGCGAAGAGTACACCCTTGATTCCTACGTCCCGCATGTCGTGGCTGGCGCCTCGTTCACGCAGGGCTGGGGCAAGATTGCCGGTGTGATCGGCTACGACGCCAACTTCGGTGAAGTTGCCGGTAAGGTCCGCGTCGACTTCAACGTCAACGAAGCTCTGAGCCTGTGGGTGATGGCTGGCTATCAGGACTACAATGCTGAGCGCGCCTGGTGGTCGGACCAGTTCGATCTTTCCGGCCGCAGCAGCTACTATGGCGTCTGGGGCGGCGACTGGGCTGTCTGGGGCGGTGGTCAGTATCGCTTCAACGAGAAAGCCTCACTGGACGTTCAGCTGGCCTACGACGACAACGAAACCTTCGGTGCTGCAGTCGGCGTGAACTACGCGCTGGTTCCCGGCTTCAACATCCGTCCGGAAGTTGTGTACGCCTCGGGTTACGAGCGCGACATCAACAACAACAAGGTCGGCGGCAAGAACGACGGTTGGGGTGGTTACCTCCGCTTCCAGCGTTCGTTCTAA